From a region of the Pseudodesulfovibrio senegalensis genome:
- a CDS encoding pyridoxal-phosphate-dependent aminotransferase family protein: MNTSDFASLKLFITGPTLVREETRQAASLPEFGHRDKENDKRCAPIMEHLRALAGVHDEYEVCLINGSGSTALEASVRSLVRDDETVLNISVGAFGDLYHNIAVNNGKRAVQLRFDNGRAMDAERVRAALEEHVPAVVTMTHNETSTGVTNDIESICSLVREYGALPLVDGVSIFGGTDIGLLSARPAMYVTATQKCLALPAGFGIAFVAPEAVTKAETVPVRGHSSDILRQLVSARKNQMLTTPNTTLLNQMAVQLDYIVNTEGIEARFARHAAMRDQVHAWVEKQDGFDLFAQQGYRSPVLTTVRAPESVGFDALKNDLKERMRARGYLFDPGYGKLNTQMREAGERPIFRIGHMGDITPELLAEYLDELGEELARL, encoded by the coding sequence GTGAATACTTCGGATTTTGCCAGCCTCAAGCTGTTTATCACCGGGCCGACGCTGGTCCGCGAAGAGACCCGTCAGGCCGCGTCCCTGCCCGAATTCGGGCACCGCGACAAGGAAAACGACAAGCGGTGCGCGCCCATCATGGAGCATCTGCGCGCTCTGGCCGGTGTGCATGATGAATACGAGGTCTGCCTGATCAACGGTTCCGGTTCCACGGCGTTGGAGGCCTCGGTCCGTTCGCTGGTGCGCGATGACGAGACCGTGCTCAACATTTCCGTGGGCGCGTTCGGCGACCTGTATCACAACATCGCGGTGAACAACGGCAAGCGGGCCGTGCAACTGCGGTTCGACAACGGCCGCGCCATGGACGCGGAGCGTGTGCGTGCCGCCCTTGAGGAGCATGTCCCGGCCGTGGTGACCATGACCCACAACGAGACCAGCACGGGCGTGACCAACGACATCGAATCCATCTGTTCGCTGGTGCGTGAATACGGCGCCTTGCCGCTGGTGGACGGGGTTTCCATTTTCGGGGGCACGGACATCGGCCTGCTTTCCGCCCGGCCCGCCATGTATGTGACCGCCACCCAGAAATGTTTGGCCCTGCCTGCAGGGTTCGGCATCGCCTTTGTCGCGCCGGAAGCAGTGACCAAGGCCGAGACCGTGCCTGTGCGCGGCCATTCCTCGGACATCCTGCGTCAGCTCGTTTCTGCCCGCAAGAACCAGATGCTGACCACGCCCAACACCACGCTGCTGAACCAGATGGCCGTGCAGCTCGACTACATCGTCAATACCGAGGGCATCGAGGCCCGGTTCGCCCGCCATGCGGCCATGCGTGATCAGGTGCATGCGTGGGTGGAAAAACAGGACGGTTTCGACCTTTTTGCGCAGCAGGGCTATCGTTCTCCGGTGCTGACCACGGTGCGCGCGCCCGAGTCCGTGGGATTCGACGCGCTCAAGAACGACCTCAAGGAACGCATGCGTGCCCGGGGCTATCTGTTCGACCCGGGCTATGGCAAGCTCAATACGCAAATGCGCGAGGCGGGCGAGCGGCCCATCTTCCGCATCGGGCATATGGGTGACATCACCCCGGAGCTGCTGGCCGAATATCTGGATGAATTGGGCGAGGAACTGGCCCGCCTGTGA